In Myxocyprinus asiaticus isolate MX2 ecotype Aquarium Trade chromosome 46, UBuf_Myxa_2, whole genome shotgun sequence, a single window of DNA contains:
- the prickle1a gene encoding prickle-like protein 1a, giving the protein MNLEKSGGFHSAVRQLDMESKVNKLTFGFQRSSTSDDDSGCALEEYTWVPPGLRPDQVQLYFSCLPEDRVPYVNSPGEKYRIKQLLYQLPPHDNEVRYCQSLSEEEKKELHMFSVQRKKEALGRGTLKLLPRSLLHATCEHCSESISGGEMVVFALRARPGQCWHPACFSCSTCNELLVDLIYFYQDGKIHCGRHHAELLKPRCSACDEIIFADECTEAEGRHWHMKHFACFECKTVLGGQRYIMKDSQPYCCGCFESLYAEYCEACGEHIGVDHAQMMYDGLHWHATDACFSCAQCKTSLLGCPFLPKRGRIYCSRDCSMGDDIHASDSSDSAFQSGRSRESRRSVRMEKSSRSADQCRQSLLFSPAANYKFPGLSGNADDTLSNKLSQLSFADNQFWRNREEQEAAEDHEDWAEHDDYMTQLLLKFGEHGMFQQPEDGRPTDLWMTDSEVKNKTEPSVSGSVGNGSLASKMYKADMYWAQSQDGLGDSAYGSHPGPASRKLQELDQEHGASFKNEDKQWYNDSLECITDKLKQAEHNVRDSMDSLALSNITGASVDGDIKDKPFLYSFQKFSGLQNENCEITSNMGTLNSSMLHRSTNSLKSLTSELEHVDVVEEEELEQVVPIPEERPKPPHVPVLRRTKSQSKPQQVKFSDDVVDNGRYDDLEVRPAPMSERTRRRAYRFDEQDQHRHSHHHRRSRKSRSDNALNMVPKEKASRSFKVDHQQRGPGSNARFGQSSCVNADSDYGLHSQAAEQFLHLYGDEDDWCSTCSSSSSESEEEGFFLGQPIPQPRQPRYQYYADELPFGTRTKSKQKRGRKSKNCIIS; this is encoded by the exons ATGAACTTGGAAAAATCTGGTGGTTTTCACAGTGCCGTGAGGCAGCTGGACATGGAGTCAAAGGTCAACAAGCTCACGTTTGGTTTTCAGCGGAGCTCCACGTCAGACGATGACTCCGGCTGCGCTTTGGAGGAATACACCTGGGTGCCACCAGGACTGCGACCAGATCAG GTCCAGCTCTACTTCTCCTGCCTACCTGAGGACAGAGTCCCGTATGTGAACAGCCCCGGGGAGAAATACCGCATCAAACAACTCCTGTACCAGCTGCCACCTCATGACAACGAG GTGCGATACTGCCAGTCTCTCAGTGAAGAAGAGAAGAAGGAGCTTCACATGTTCAGCGTTCAGAGAAAGAAGGAAGCTCTCGGACGAGGAACCCTGAAACTGCTGCCACGGTCTCTGCTTCATGCCACGTGTGAACAT TGCTCAGAGAGCATTAGTGGAGGGGAGATGGTGGTGTTTGCTTTGAGAGCGAGACCTGGACAGTGTTGGCATCCAGCGTGCTTCAGCTGCTCCACCTGCAATGAGCTGCTGGTGGATCTCATTTACTTCTACCAGGACGGGAAGATCCATTGTGGTCGACATCATGCTGAACTGTTAAAGCCGCGCTGTTCTGCCTGCGATGAG ATTATTTTTGCGGACGAATGCACGGAGGCAGAGGGTCGGCACTGGCATATGAAGCACTTTGCCTGCTTTGAATGCAAGACTGTCCTGGGTGGTCAACGGTACATCATGAAGGACAGTCAGCCATACTGTTGTGGTTGCTTTGAGTCTCTATATGCTGAATACTGTGAGGCCTGCGGTGAACACATTG GAGTGGACCATGCCCAAATGATGTATGACGGTCTTCATTGGCACGCCACCGACGCTTGCTTCAGCTGTGCTCAGTGCAAGACTTCCTTGCTTGGTTGTCCGTTTTTACCGAAGCGAGGCAGAATCTACTGTTCCAGGGACTGCAGTATGGGTGATGACATTCACGCCTCTGATTCTTCCGATTCAGCCTTCCAGTCCGGAAGATCTCGAGAGTCACGCCGCAGTGTGAGGATGGAAAAAAGTAGTCGCTCTGCAGATCAATGTCGacagtctcttctcttctctccggCAGCCAATTATAAGTTCCCTGGACTCTCAGGCAATGCTGATGACACCTTGTCCAACAAGCTGTCCCAGTTAAGCTTTGCAGACAACCAGTTTTGGAGGAACCGAGAGGAGCAGGAAGCAGCTGAAGACCATGAGGATTGGGCTGAGCATGATGACTACATGACCCAACTCCTCCTCAAGTTTGGAGAACATGGAATGTTCCAGCAGCCAGAGGACGGCAGGCCAACTGACCTCTGGATGACTGACTCTGAGGTCAAAAACAAGACAGAGCCAAGTGTGTCTGGTAGTGTTGGTAATGGGAGTCTGGCCAGTAAAATGTACAAGGCAGACATGTACTGGGCACAGTCCCAGGATGGACTGGGCGATTCAGCCTACGGTAGTCACCCTGGACCTGCGAGCAGAAAACTCCAGGAGCTGGATCAAGAGCATGGAGCCAGctttaaaaatgaagataaacaGTGGTATAATGACTCACTGGAGTGCATCACAGATAAACTCAAACAAGCCGAGCACAATGTCAGAGACTCGATGGATTCCTTAGCACTCTCCAATATCACAG GTGCTTCCGTCGATGGGGATATTAAAGACAAACCATTCCTCTACTCTTTCCAAAAGTTTTCTGGGCTTCAAAATGAGAACTGTGAGATCACAAGCAACATGGGAACGCTAAACTCCTCAATGCTGCACAGAAGCACCAACTCCCTCAAGAGCCTCACTTCTGAGCTGGAGCATGTGGATGTCGTTGAAGAGGAGGAACTGGAGCAGGTGGTTCCAATCCCAGAGGAGAGGCCCAAACCACCTCACGTACCTGTTTTAAGAAGGACCAAGTCCCAGTCCAAACCACAACAGGTGAAGTTCTCAGATGATGTGGTAGATAATGGACGATACGATGACCTGGAGGTACGACCGGCTCCCATGAGTGAACGCACACGTAGGCGAGCGTATCGGTTTGACGAACAAGACCAGCACCGTCATTCGCATCACCACAGGAGGAGTCGAAAATCTCGTTCGGACAACGCACTTAACATGGTGCCCAAAGAAAAGGCTTCAAGGAGCTTCAAGGTGGACCATCAGCAGCGTGGCCCAGGTTCAAACGCTCGCTTTGGACAGAGTTCCTGTGTGAACGCTGATTCCGACTACGGATTGCACAGCCAGGCTGCAGAGCAGTTTCTTCATCTGTATGGGGATGAAGATGATTGGTGCTCTACCTGTTCCTCCTCATCGTCTGAATCAGAGGAGGAAGGCTTTTTCTTGGGCCAGCCAATTCCACAACCAAGACAACCTCGGTACCAGTATTACGCTGATGAACTTCCCTTTGGCACACGGACAAAGTCCAAACAGAAGCGAGGACGAAAGAGCAAAAACTGCATAATTTCGTAG